A portion of the Polaribacter cellanae genome contains these proteins:
- a CDS encoding RHS repeat domain-containing protein, with amino-acid sequence MKKNLLIISIVLITAFTNGQSLPTIVPPSPTAFQLTKYGDIQVNEHLGLVNPSVSLFTYKAGKLDVPISMSYNSSGVKVDDAASWTGMNWNLNVGGVITRIVKDLDDLKSTKEFYTAEEIDNLIQNGNRAKVRTHVADNMIDSEVDIFNFSFSGYSGSFFLNPNDNMKPTLLKYDKELDIEFIGSISNYGLQITITTENGDKYFFGGNNGTESTRLLNNGQFGQGLSPTVATSFYLTKIKNFIGDEIYFEYDTLNYYVDLGKKESFSIETSRSDSSTCSFEKIPFQIINSNPQLLTNSILSGRFLKKIHSNVNSHSIDFTRIESHVNSSFHFNNYLKEIVVNESDELVSQSINFEYLFPKGDSNSERFFLKEILFNKNNSTDRKYSFEYKSPENLPKRFSFSQDHFGYFNNKSNTSLLPNNEVYSFKNYKNDFADRRSDFDYASLGILTKITYPTGGNTVFEYESPKIYDDYIYDTTLGLNVHNNVPHYYPKTRLVHEKTIQSKFIRNIRTNIIVSSENDYTRRVEIKISLINLTTNALVETKLIPLDNYLNTSQGVDVNFNNPEKSEKGYKVIAELFNGIDTNNILDVVVHFNYKYTDKNKIVDGPGIRIKKITNNPISGSKIQKVFYYKKLDDIINANNSVNNQFYKPKYYSTSKKLFVINCSSTGTPPRIVYLYISMVNINSNSVNALFGTNYNQIAYDYVTISYGGDNFENGGKQIHYNLLEGKFPSPYLYDSNTAFDFSSSKSNEYSLNGVLLNEIYFKKENELYYKLKEINNEYSTSTYKKIVNNLCVEEFEVPAPGDHNYLNGLYLGIYNTCSFKFSIKNSTIYTFFPKTLYNYTASESNSVVETKEYSYGIYPSLPKEIITTNSMREMLKTKIYYPDDITNLNSLGNNNLSNSEFAAIKKLQKKSITSPLAQNRIAEPIQTERYKNNILLSTQQTIYSEFNELVLPKKIQSSKGSGLLEDRIIYHDYDDKGNPIEVSKKDGTHIIYIWGYNKTQPIAKIENLTSSELTSVISSLSASYNTLEKIQEISNLDNTQGTTTSENNLRTALTALRNALTNTNVQVTTFTYDPLIGVTSVTDPRGRVVYYEYDSFNRLKQVKDHDGNILNKNEYNYKN; translated from the coding sequence ATGAAAAAGAACTTATTAATAATCTCTATTGTTTTAATAACTGCTTTTACTAATGGGCAAAGTTTACCAACAATAGTACCACCAAGTCCAACCGCATTTCAGCTCACAAAATATGGAGATATTCAGGTAAATGAGCATCTAGGTTTGGTAAATCCATCGGTTAGTTTATTTACATACAAAGCAGGTAAGTTAGATGTGCCAATTAGTATGTCGTATAACAGTAGTGGAGTTAAAGTAGATGATGCCGCTTCTTGGACTGGTATGAATTGGAATCTAAATGTTGGCGGTGTAATTACTCGAATAGTAAAAGATTTAGATGATTTAAAATCTACAAAAGAATTTTATACTGCTGAAGAAATAGATAATTTAATTCAAAATGGTAATAGAGCAAAGGTTCGAACTCATGTAGCTGATAACATGATTGATTCTGAAGTAGATATTTTTAATTTCTCTTTTTCAGGTTACTCTGGGAGTTTTTTTTTAAACCCTAACGATAATATGAAACCTACCTTATTAAAATATGATAAAGAATTAGATATTGAGTTTATTGGAAGTATATCAAATTACGGACTACAAATTACAATTACTACAGAAAATGGAGATAAATATTTTTTTGGAGGAAATAACGGAACAGAAAGTACAAGATTACTTAATAATGGTCAATTTGGACAAGGACTTAGCCCTACAGTTGCAACATCTTTTTATTTAACAAAAATTAAAAATTTTATAGGAGACGAAATTTATTTTGAATATGATACTTTAAATTATTACGTAGATCTTGGTAAGAAAGAATCTTTTTCTATAGAAACATCTAGATCAGATTCTTCAACATGCAGTTTTGAAAAAATACCATTTCAAATTATTAATTCAAACCCCCAATTATTAACTAATTCTATTTTATCTGGACGTTTTTTGAAGAAAATACACTCTAATGTTAATTCACATTCAATTGATTTTACAAGAATTGAATCACATGTTAATTCTTCTTTCCATTTTAATAACTATCTTAAAGAAATAGTAGTTAATGAATCTGATGAACTAGTTAGTCAAAGTATAAATTTCGAATATCTTTTTCCTAAAGGAGATTCAAATTCGGAAAGATTTTTTTTAAAAGAAATTTTATTTAATAAAAACAATAGTACAGATAGAAAATATAGCTTTGAATATAAGTCTCCTGAGAATTTACCAAAGAGATTTTCTTTTAGTCAAGATCATTTTGGTTATTTTAACAATAAAAGTAATACTAGCTTATTACCTAATAATGAAGTTTATAGTTTTAAAAATTATAAAAATGATTTTGCAGATAGAAGGTCTGACTTTGATTATGCTTCTTTAGGTATATTAACAAAAATAACGTACCCTACTGGTGGCAATACAGTTTTTGAGTATGAAAGCCCAAAAATATATGACGACTATATTTATGATACAACTCTTGGTTTAAACGTACATAATAACGTACCTCATTATTATCCCAAAACAAGGCTTGTACATGAGAAAACTATTCAATCAAAGTTTATAAGAAATATTAGAACAAATATTATTGTTTCTTCAGAAAATGACTACACAAGAAGAGTCGAGATAAAAATATCTCTTATAAATTTAACGACTAATGCTTTAGTCGAAACTAAACTAATTCCTTTAGATAATTATTTAAATACTTCTCAAGGGGTTGATGTTAATTTTAATAATCCTGAAAAAAGCGAAAAAGGTTATAAAGTAATCGCTGAATTGTTTAATGGGATAGACACTAACAATATATTAGATGTTGTAGTTCATTTTAATTACAAATACACTGATAAAAATAAAATTGTTGATGGTCCTGGAATAAGAATAAAAAAGATAACAAATAACCCTATTTCTGGATCTAAAATTCAAAAAGTTTTTTATTATAAAAAACTAGATGATATTATTAATGCTAATAATTCTGTTAACAATCAATTTTATAAACCGAAATATTATTCTACAAGTAAAAAGCTTTTTGTTATAAATTGTAGTTCTACAGGTACTCCGCCAAGGATAGTATACTTATATATTTCCATGGTAAATATAAATTCCAATAGTGTTAATGCTCTATTCGGAACTAACTATAATCAAATAGCATACGATTATGTAACTATAAGCTATGGTGGGGATAATTTTGAAAATGGAGGTAAACAGATTCATTATAATTTACTTGAGGGTAAATTTCCTTCGCCATATCTTTACGATTCAAATACTGCGTTTGACTTCTCAAGTTCTAAATCTAATGAGTATTCATTAAATGGAGTTTTATTGAATGAAATTTATTTTAAAAAAGAAAATGAATTGTATTATAAATTAAAAGAAATAAACAATGAGTATTCAACAAGTACTTATAAAAAAATAGTCAATAATTTGTGTGTAGAAGAATTTGAAGTTCCTGCTCCTGGAGATCATAATTATTTAAATGGTTTATACTTAGGTATTTATAACACTTGTTCTTTTAAGTTCTCAATAAAAAATTCTACTATTTATACTTTTTTTCCAAAAACCTTATATAATTATACTGCATCAGAAAGTAATTCTGTGGTTGAAACTAAGGAATACAGCTATGGAATTTATCCTAGTCTTCCAAAAGAGATTATAACGACAAACAGTATGAGAGAAATGCTAAAAACCAAAATTTATTATCCAGACGACATAACAAATTTAAATTCTCTAGGGAATAACAATTTATCAAATTCTGAATTCGCTGCAATAAAGAAATTACAAAAAAAATCAATCACCAGTCCTCTTGCTCAAAACCGTATAGCTGAACCTATTCAAACAGAAAGGTATAAAAATAATATATTACTATCAACACAACAAACTATTTATAGTGAATTTAATGAGTTAGTTTTACCAAAAAAAATCCAAAGTTCTAAAGGTTCAGGTCTTTTAGAAGACAGAATTATTTATCATGATTATGACGATAAGGGTAATCCAATAGAAGTAAGTAAAAAAGATGGAACTCATATTATTTATATTTGGGGATATAATAAAACTCAGCCTATTGCAAAGATTGAGAATTTAACTTCAAGTGAATTAACATCTGTTATTTCAAGTTTGAGTGCAAGTTATAATACATTGGAAAAGATTCAAGAAATTTCTAATTTAGACAATACCCAAGGAACAACAACTTCCGAGAATAATCTTAGAACTGCATTAACAGCTTTACGAAATGCCCTTACTAATACTAATGTACAAGTAACAACATTTACTTACGATCCGTTGATTGGAGTTACTAGTGTAACAGATCCACGAGGGCGAGTAGTCTATTACGAATATGATTCCTTTAATCGACTCAAACAAGTAAAAGATCACGATGGAAACATACTAAACAAGAATGAATATAACTACAAAAACTAG
- a CDS encoding DUF6443 domain-containing protein, which yields MKKLVYIFLLVSSGLLAQTTTENFVKSTTYKVKTTDGTTKVVGGSITPEDKVESITYFDGLGRAKQNISVRVGGNENDIITHIQYDEFGRQTKDFLPYSNGSDNLNIREGNIEFNIQDFYKGKYPNDFEGLDPLSLEVNAYSEKVFDNSPLNRVLEQAAPGKDWKVGSGHTIKFEYSSNIANEVKKYYVSTVFADNTYNPSLRTKYNFRSSEL from the coding sequence ATGAAAAAATTAGTTTATATATTTCTGTTAGTATCATCAGGATTACTAGCGCAGACTACCACAGAGAATTTCGTAAAGAGCACTACATATAAAGTAAAAACAACAGATGGAACCACAAAAGTCGTTGGAGGTTCAATAACACCAGAAGATAAAGTTGAAAGTATTACTTATTTTGACGGATTAGGAAGAGCTAAACAAAATATTTCGGTTAGAGTTGGTGGAAATGAAAATGATATAATTACACATATACAATACGATGAATTTGGAAGGCAAACGAAAGATTTCTTACCTTATTCTAATGGGAGTGATAATCTAAATATTAGAGAAGGGAATATCGAATTTAATATTCAAGATTTTTATAAAGGTAAATACCCGAATGATTTTGAAGGCTTAGATCCACTAAGTTTGGAAGTAAACGCATATTCAGAAAAAGTATTTGACAACTCTCCATTAAATAGAGTTTTAGAACAAGCAGCACCAGGAAAAGATTGGAAAGTTGGTAGTGGGCACACCATTAAATTTGAATATAGTAGCAATATTGCTAATGAAGTAAAGAAATATTACGTTTCTACTGTTTTTGCTGACAATACTTACAATCCTTCTTTAAGAACTAAGTACAACTTCAGGTCAAGCGAATTATGA
- a CDS encoding transposase, with protein MSEQSKGRNYLFSPKGRLGLMFLKHYANCSDRKLIEQLNSNLDYQFFCDIELGFERLTNYKIVSQIRCELAEKLDINSIEKILFNSWKNEIENPNQIVMDATCYESEVRYPSIQKLLWESVHWLYNQLRKTCSILGVKMIRSKYIKWKKRYQGFSKMRRKTKSKRISLTRGLLNLLSKFINFEKELSENHNIEFIALYYKRINTIQRIYKQQKDHFDTGEKIKDRIVSIQKDYIRPIVRGKEVKPVEFGAKVNKVQIDGISFIEHINFNAFHEGNRFIQTVQKAQGLTRKKVKIAGADKIYATNKNRKHCSSKNIETDFIPKGKKPKNHKEKKQLRAIIAKERATRLEGSFGKDKEYYHLRKIKAKTKKNEILWIFFGIHTGNALEIGRRKIAKTAQQVV; from the coding sequence ATTTCTGAACAATCAAAAGGGAGAAACTATCTTTTTAGTCCTAAAGGAAGACTAGGTTTAATGTTTTTAAAACATTATGCTAATTGTTCAGATAGAAAATTGATTGAGCAACTAAACTCGAATTTAGACTATCAATTTTTCTGTGATATAGAACTAGGTTTTGAACGCTTAACAAACTATAAAATAGTGAGCCAAATACGTTGTGAATTAGCAGAGAAACTCGATATTAATTCCATAGAAAAAATTCTATTCAACTCTTGGAAAAACGAAATTGAAAACCCCAATCAAATTGTAATGGATGCTACTTGTTATGAAAGTGAAGTTCGTTACCCTAGCATCCAAAAATTACTTTGGGAGTCGGTTCATTGGTTGTACAATCAATTACGTAAAACCTGCTCTATATTAGGGGTTAAAATGATTAGAAGTAAATATATCAAGTGGAAAAAACGTTATCAAGGATTTAGTAAAATGCGAAGAAAAACCAAGTCGAAACGTATTTCATTAACCCGAGGTTTACTCAATCTGTTAAGTAAATTTATCAACTTTGAAAAAGAGTTGTCAGAAAATCACAATATTGAGTTTATAGCTTTGTATTATAAGCGAATAAATACAATTCAAAGGATTTACAAACAACAAAAAGATCATTTTGATACAGGAGAAAAAATCAAAGATAGAATTGTAAGCATTCAAAAGGATTATATTCGTCCTATTGTTCGAGGAAAGGAAGTAAAACCTGTTGAATTTGGAGCAAAAGTTAACAAAGTTCAAATTGATGGAATTAGCTTTATCGAACATATTAACTTTAATGCATTTCATGAAGGAAATCGTTTTATTCAAACAGTCCAAAAAGCACAAGGATTAACTCGAAAAAAAGTAAAAATAGCTGGAGCAGATAAAATTTATGCCACCAATAAAAATAGAAAACACTGTAGTTCTAAGAACATAGAAACAGACTTTATCCCCAAGGGAAAAAAGCCGAAAAATCATAAAGAAAAAAAGCAACTTAGAGCTATTATCGCAAAAGAAAGAGCTACAAGATTAGAAGGTTCTTTTGGAAAGGATAAAGAATATTATCACTTACGAAAAATAAAAGCCAAAACTAAAAAGAATGAAATTCTATGGATATTCTTTGGAATACACACAGGGAATGCTCTTGAAATTGGCCGAAGAAAAATAGCTAAAACAGCACAACAAGTAGTCTAA
- a CDS encoding RHS repeat domain-containing protein: MPIYAYSKNEYLKTTDIVESKLDFIGKVTETKATHKKDNQVDIITIDKFEYDHSERLKLQKQQFEVNGTTSSEEVIVENTYDALGQLESKRVGGETTDTDGLQKIDYTYNVRGWLKTINNPTDVLTDDLFAFNINYNTIEKNNSGASKLNTEALYNGNISETHWRTKNDNKLRAYGYSYDALNRITKAQYKAGTNFTEEIGAFDLKNVKYDYNGNIHRLVRKSGNSVLTAGELTDILSYSYYEDGLSNRLSKVKDNSTIHPEKGFDDGTNTNNDYNYDLNGNLTKDENKKITTIKYNHLNLPVVVKFENNVYKRIVYTYDATGIKLSKKVIESPTKKTETKYAGNYIYENDVLKFSNHSEGYIEPKSEGDITQGFKYVYQYKDQVNNVRLSYSDLDNNGAIDASTEILHERNYYPFGLLHRGYNNVINGTVNNLKQYQGQEFTEDLGLNTHEWKYRVSDPAIGRFWQIDPLAEDYNYQSPYNFSENRVIDAFELEGLEKVSIHTRAFAPFKTFGGGFSGDGADRGFTTSQNVTSRVKQSVGIDFNQSTPVVSGGLQTSDATHHPILGEDTALSRDALKNVQIGETSTGAKQVSFQSEIEGANPLTPKALTPNIDVDGIFSISSNQETGVLSISANITGDNFPSTESFISDGKNSVFIGVSALKGSPFSSLKGEGGRKMINTDLRINFNSDGIFQNVIYQGKQYNIQDYNKLFETQNPNGNN, translated from the coding sequence GTGCCTATTTATGCATATAGTAAAAATGAATACTTAAAAACAACCGATATTGTTGAGAGTAAGCTAGATTTTATTGGTAAAGTTACTGAGACAAAAGCTACACATAAAAAAGATAATCAAGTCGATATTATTACCATAGATAAGTTTGAGTATGACCATTCAGAAAGACTGAAATTACAAAAACAGCAATTTGAGGTTAATGGAACAACTAGTTCTGAAGAAGTTATTGTAGAAAATACTTATGACGCTTTAGGACAACTAGAATCTAAAAGAGTTGGAGGCGAAACGACAGATACAGATGGCTTACAAAAGATAGATTACACCTACAATGTTAGAGGTTGGTTAAAAACGATAAATAATCCAACTGATGTTCTAACAGATGATTTATTTGCATTCAACATTAACTATAATACAATTGAAAAAAATAATTCTGGAGCTTCAAAATTAAATACAGAAGCGTTGTATAATGGAAATATTAGCGAAACACATTGGCGAACTAAAAACGATAATAAACTACGTGCTTATGGCTATAGTTACGATGCGCTAAATAGAATCACAAAAGCACAGTATAAAGCAGGAACTAATTTTACAGAAGAAATTGGAGCATTCGATTTAAAGAATGTAAAATACGATTATAATGGAAACATTCATAGGTTAGTTCGTAAATCTGGAAATAGTGTTCTAACAGCAGGAGAGTTAACTGATATATTATCATATAGTTATTATGAAGATGGTTTAAGTAATCGGTTATCTAAAGTAAAAGATAATAGTACTATACATCCAGAAAAAGGTTTTGATGACGGTACAAACACAAATAACGATTATAATTACGATTTAAATGGTAATTTAACAAAAGATGAAAACAAAAAAATTACAACCATAAAATACAATCATTTAAATTTGCCAGTAGTTGTTAAATTTGAAAACAATGTATACAAGCGTATTGTTTATACGTATGATGCTACAGGTATTAAATTAAGCAAGAAAGTAATAGAAAGTCCTACTAAAAAAACGGAAACAAAATATGCAGGGAATTATATTTACGAAAATGATGTTTTAAAATTTTCTAATCACTCCGAAGGCTATATTGAACCTAAAAGTGAAGGAGATATTACTCAAGGGTTTAAATATGTCTATCAATATAAAGACCAAGTAAATAACGTAAGACTCTCGTATTCAGACCTTGATAATAATGGGGCTATCGATGCTTCTACTGAAATTTTACACGAGCGAAATTATTATCCTTTCGGATTATTGCATCGTGGATATAATAATGTTATCAACGGAACTGTAAATAATTTAAAGCAATATCAAGGACAAGAATTTACAGAAGATTTAGGGCTGAATACTCACGAATGGAAATATAGAGTAAGTGACCCAGCAATTGGTAGGTTCTGGCAAATAGACCCATTAGCAGAAGATTATAATTATCAATCACCATATAATTTTTCTGAAAATAGAGTAATTGATGCATTTGAATTAGAAGGACTTGAAAAAGTATCGATACATACAAGAGCTTTTGCACCGTTTAAAACATTTGGAGGTGGCTTTTCGGGAGATGGAGCAGACAGAGGCTTTACAACTTCTCAAAATGTAACTTCAAGAGTTAAGCAATCTGTAGGTATAGATTTTAACCAAAGTACACCTGTTGTGTCAGGAGGTCTACAAACCAGTGATGCAACACATCACCCTATTTTAGGAGAAGACACAGCACTAAGTAGAGATGCATTAAAAAATGTACAAATAGGAGAAACAAGCACAGGAGCTAAACAAGTAAGTTTTCAATCAGAAATTGAAGGAGCAAATCCACTTACACCAAAAGCTTTAACACCTAATATTGATGTCGATGGTATTTTTTCAATATCATCAAATCAGGAAACAGGCGTTTTAAGTATATCAGCAAATATAACAGGAGATAATTTTCCTTCCACAGAATCATTTATTAGTGATGGTAAAAATTCTGTATTTATTGGAGTAAGTGCACTAAAAGGAAGCCCTTTTTCAAGTTTAAAAGGAGAAGGTGGTAGAAAAATGATTAATACTGACCTTCGAATAAATTTTAATTCTGATGGTATATTCCAAAATGTAATCTATCAAGGTAAGCAGTATAATATACAGGATTATAATAAATTATTTGAAACTCAAAACCCTAATGGCAACAATTAA
- a CDS encoding IS1/IS1595 family N-terminal zinc-binding domain-containing protein, with product MKCKKCKRLAVKNGKQSNGRQRYYCKSCKCSFQRSYI from the coding sequence ATGAAATGTAAAAAGTGTAAGAGATTAGCCGTTAAAAATGGTAAACAATCAAATGGGAGACAACGATACTATTGTAAAAGTTGTAAATGTAGTTTTCAAAGAAGTTATATATAA
- a CDS encoding RHS repeat domain-containing protein produces MKKITGFILMLLITIFSKAQTPPVQLNSYAPSSPNIASLGKYADYPVSLNTGTVNISVPLYTLNTSSITLPISISYHSSGIKVNDRASSVGLGWSLNAGGVITRTVKGSPDGYVDRPPAPNAVDYQYFGDPLAMTNDPRWINPNANPYWFSLFIDENYMSPSELNKKIYLDKLVRFKTKDGEPDKFIYNFNGNVGGFFLDGIPRKVYSSSYETVKIEENINNYDGGDISITTPDGILYKFGKDFQGNSVTEKTIPSSSTQSGTTSYINPNYISSWYLTEIVSANKLDTISFKYKSYSNPESFFSQGFSKIIDGYQLSSDVSSNTIGDCTALKVNYSGVSRESKYLKEILFKSGKIVFNSVKDREDSAEYRLSSIEIYNKIKNTYSKIKSIILDNNHYFNRTTFGNFIEPLSSNAPTKSLKLKEIVFNSSNNVEEKKYSFKYNSGQLPKRNSTAQDYWGYYNGKTSNSSLVPEATYYKTPSCFNQTFTSDRKASSVHMKAAVLEEIKYPTKGIVKFDFEPHYAKDGNNVSIPVGGLRIKSIKHFINDVTDIPSLIKRYTYNGEAYAGDGKMLYKYDNNKTQSVSIPGSPFSGGVRPSYKYENYSSDPVDIKSNNGSPVEYSKVTEFNSQQGISGKTVYNYKPSVLDFQGLPILHTPYPNVELSFYPQWQQGRLESKEVYSYENNAYSLVLRQKNLYTNLKQKIIKALKAQVYVQDSNEGGLGIVAFNYNILLGKSAIHKTITEKYKNGQLVISSSSDYEYEQEHFLLKKEISNTSVINNKIETQYEYPHTIENTSAVTNKLKDNFMLVPAIQTKMYKDKAGLKKLLSANYIVYKDWGNNVILPNLVQTAKGTSTFEDRIVYHDYDDKGNPTEVSKKDGLKIYYVWGYQQTKPIAKIVGYTSFTSAQQLAINNAVLASNSDTSRCLDSESCNEKTLREKLGLVRALLPNAQVTTYTYDPLIGVTSITDPRGYTMYYEYDTFNRLKQVKDAAGKILTENEYNYKN; encoded by the coding sequence ATGAAAAAAATAACTGGCTTTATTTTAATGCTACTAATCACCATTTTTTCAAAGGCTCAAACCCCACCTGTTCAATTGAATTCTTACGCACCTTCGTCTCCTAATATTGCTTCTCTTGGGAAATATGCAGATTATCCTGTAAGTTTAAATACTGGCACTGTTAACATTTCAGTTCCTTTGTATACCTTAAATACTTCTTCTATTACTTTACCAATCTCTATTAGTTATCATAGTTCAGGAATTAAGGTAAATGACAGAGCTTCGAGTGTAGGTTTAGGCTGGAGTCTAAATGCAGGAGGTGTTATTACTAGAACTGTAAAAGGGAGTCCTGACGGGTATGTTGATAGACCACCAGCCCCAAATGCTGTTGATTATCAGTATTTTGGAGACCCTTTAGCAATGACAAATGACCCAAGATGGATAAACCCAAATGCTAACCCTTATTGGTTTAGTCTATTTATCGATGAAAACTATATGAGTCCAAGTGAGTTAAATAAAAAAATCTATTTAGATAAACTTGTTAGGTTTAAAACAAAAGATGGAGAACCAGATAAATTTATTTACAATTTTAATGGTAATGTTGGAGGTTTTTTTTTAGATGGAATACCTAGAAAAGTATATTCATCTTCTTATGAAACAGTGAAAATTGAAGAAAATATCAATAATTATGATGGGGGGGACATCAGCATAACTACTCCAGACGGTATATTGTATAAATTTGGTAAAGATTTTCAAGGAAATTCTGTAACAGAAAAAACAATTCCTTCTAGTTCTACTCAATCAGGTACAACTAGTTACATAAATCCCAACTACATTTCTTCTTGGTATTTAACTGAGATTGTTTCGGCGAATAAATTAGATACAATTAGTTTTAAATATAAGAGTTACTCTAATCCTGAAAGTTTTTTTTCACAAGGATTTAGTAAAATAATAGACGGTTATCAATTAAGTTCTGATGTAAGTTCAAATACTATTGGCGATTGTACTGCTTTAAAAGTAAATTACTCAGGTGTAAGTAGAGAATCTAAATATTTAAAGGAAATCTTATTTAAGTCTGGAAAAATAGTATTCAACTCTGTTAAAGATAGAGAAGATAGTGCTGAATACAGATTATCAAGCATTGAAATTTATAATAAAATTAAAAATACCTATAGTAAAATCAAAAGTATAATTCTAGACAATAATCATTATTTTAATAGGACTACATTTGGGAACTTTATAGAACCTTTAAGTAGTAATGCACCAACCAAATCTTTAAAATTAAAAGAAATTGTCTTTAACAGTAGTAATAATGTAGAAGAAAAAAAATATTCATTTAAATATAATTCTGGACAATTACCTAAAAGAAATAGCACTGCTCAAGATTATTGGGGATATTATAATGGAAAAACATCCAATAGTTCTTTAGTTCCTGAAGCCACATATTATAAAACTCCTTCATGTTTTAACCAAACGTTCACTTCAGATAGAAAAGCTAGTTCAGTACATATGAAAGCTGCAGTGTTAGAAGAAATAAAGTACCCAACAAAAGGAATTGTTAAATTTGATTTTGAACCCCATTATGCTAAAGATGGAAACAATGTTTCAATTCCAGTTGGAGGTTTACGCATAAAGTCTATAAAACATTTTATTAATGATGTTACCGACATCCCTTCTCTGATAAAAAGATACACCTATAATGGAGAAGCTTACGCAGGGGATGGAAAAATGCTGTACAAATACGATAATAATAAAACTCAATCAGTCTCTATTCCTGGTAGCCCTTTTTCTGGTGGTGTACGTCCTTCTTATAAATATGAAAATTACAGTTCAGACCCGGTTGATATAAAATCTAATAATGGCTCTCCAGTAGAATACTCTAAGGTCACAGAATTTAATAGTCAACAAGGAATATCAGGAAAAACAGTTTACAATTATAAGCCTTCTGTTTTAGATTTTCAAGGGCTACCTATACTTCATACTCCGTATCCAAATGTTGAACTATCTTTTTACCCTCAATGGCAACAAGGAAGATTAGAATCAAAAGAAGTTTACAGTTATGAAAACAATGCTTATTCACTAGTTTTAAGACAGAAAAATCTTTATACAAATCTAAAACAAAAGATAATTAAAGCTTTAAAAGCACAGGTCTATGTTCAAGATTCTAATGAAGGAGGGTTAGGAATTGTTGCCTTTAATTACAATATACTTTTAGGTAAAAGCGCTATTCATAAAACAATAACTGAAAAATATAAAAATGGTCAATTAGTTATATCTTCATCATCAGATTATGAATATGAGCAAGAACACTTTTTGTTAAAAAAAGAAATTAGTAATACGAGTGTTATCAATAATAAAATTGAAACTCAATATGAATACCCTCATACGATTGAAAATACTTCAGCGGTAACCAATAAGTTAAAAGATAATTTTATGTTAGTACCAGCTATACAAACTAAAATGTATAAAGATAAAGCTGGATTAAAAAAATTACTATCTGCTAACTACATTGTTTATAAAGACTGGGGCAATAATGTTATTCTACCTAACTTAGTCCAAACTGCAAAAGGAACAAGTACATTTGAAGACAGGATAGTTTATCATGATTATGACGATAAGGGAAATCCTACAGAGGTTAGCAAGAAAGATGGTTTAAAAATTTATTATGTTTGGGGTTATCAACAAACAAAACCCATTGCCAAAATTGTAGGATACACTAGCTTCACTTCCGCTCAACAATTAGCTATAAACAATGCAGTTTTAGCGTCAAATAGTGATACTAGTAGATGTTTAGACTCAGAGAGTTGTAATGAGAAAACATTACGAGAAAAGTTAGGTTTAGTAAGAGCTTTGCTCCCCAACGCTCAAGTTACTACATACACTTACGACCCTTTAATTGGAGTTACTAGTATTACAGATCCGAGAGGCTATACGATGTACTATGAGTATGATACCTTTAACCGCCTAAAACAAGTTAAAGATGCTGCTGGCAAGATATTAACTGAGAATGAATATAACTATAAAAACTAA